The following coding sequences are from one Prochlorococcus sp. MIT 1314 window:
- the gyrA gene encoding DNA gyrase subunit A, giving the protein MSDILDSGNSGLSEDNDRIIQTDLRNEMSRSYLEYAMSVIVGRALPDARDGLKPVHRRILYAMYELGLTSGRPYRKCARVVGEVLGKYHPHGDTAVYDALVRMAQDFSMRMPLIDGHGNFGSVDNDPPAAMRYTESRLKSLTDESLLEDIESETVDFADNFDGSQQEPTVLPARIPQLLLNGSSGIAVGMATNIPPHNLGELINGLKSIIKNPSIEDRELFELIKGPDFPTGGQILGRDGIRETFKTGRGSITMRGVANIEQIKSSGRADKDAVIITELPFQTNKAALIERIADLVNEKKLEGISDIRDESDRDGMRIVIELKRDAYPQVVLNNLFKLTPLQNNFSANILALVKGEPTTLSLRNMLDVFLDFRVETIRRRTGFLLKKAEERDHIVKGLLLALDAMDQIINLIRSAKDTISAREQLQTNHNLSSTQAEAILQMQLRRLTALEADKIKAEHDELTQKINQYREILNSKERILEIILEELNKIDEKFSSPRKTEILDLGGGLDDIDLIANDRSVVLLTEAGYLKRMPVNEFESTSRGSRGKAGTKTKEDDDVKLFISCNDHDTLLLFSDKGVAYALPAYRVPMSSRTAKGTPSVQLLPIPREEKITSLVAVDSFDNDCYLLMLTKAGFIKRTALSAFSKVRSNGLIAIHLEDGDALTWVRLSREGDSVLIGSRTGMAIHFRLDINELRPLGRTARGVKSMNIREGDNLVSMDVLTSDLVDQLAKIEDLTKGTDDKLEVNSSDGPWVLIASAFGLGKRVPVTQFRLQKRAGMGLRAIKFRLKDDVLVCLKVLGAGEELLFVTEKGVIVRTNADKISQQSRAATGVKLQRLDEGDHLSEVVLVPREQIEETDQLSSGKEI; this is encoded by the coding sequence ATGTCTGATATTCTAGATTCCGGGAACTCTGGGTTAAGCGAAGATAACGATCGAATTATTCAGACTGACTTAAGAAATGAGATGTCTCGCTCTTATCTTGAGTATGCGATGAGCGTTATAGTTGGTCGTGCTCTTCCAGATGCAAGGGACGGATTAAAGCCTGTTCATAGAAGAATTCTTTATGCAATGTATGAACTTGGGTTGACTAGCGGTAGACCTTACAGAAAATGTGCAAGGGTTGTTGGAGAAGTACTTGGCAAGTACCACCCTCACGGTGACACCGCTGTCTATGATGCTTTGGTCAGGATGGCTCAGGATTTTTCTATGAGAATGCCATTGATAGATGGTCATGGGAACTTTGGTTCTGTAGATAACGACCCTCCTGCAGCAATGAGATATACAGAATCTCGTCTAAAATCTCTTACAGATGAAAGTTTACTAGAGGATATTGAATCTGAAACTGTAGACTTCGCTGATAATTTTGACGGTTCTCAACAAGAGCCAACAGTTTTACCCGCTAGAATACCTCAACTACTTTTAAATGGATCATCTGGAATAGCAGTAGGAATGGCTACTAATATTCCACCACATAACTTAGGGGAATTAATTAATGGTCTCAAATCAATAATTAAAAACCCTTCGATTGAAGATAGAGAACTTTTTGAATTAATAAAGGGGCCTGATTTTCCAACTGGTGGGCAAATCCTAGGAAGAGACGGTATACGAGAAACTTTCAAGACAGGAAGAGGTTCAATAACTATGAGAGGTGTAGCAAATATTGAACAAATTAAATCTTCTGGAAGAGCTGATAAAGATGCGGTAATTATTACAGAACTTCCTTTTCAAACAAATAAAGCTGCCTTGATAGAAAGAATTGCAGACTTAGTTAATGAAAAAAAATTAGAGGGTATTTCTGATATTAGAGATGAAAGTGATAGAGATGGAATGAGAATTGTTATCGAGCTAAAAAGAGATGCCTATCCACAAGTAGTTTTAAATAATTTGTTTAAGTTAACCCCTCTACAAAATAACTTTAGTGCGAATATTTTAGCTTTAGTTAAAGGAGAACCAACAACTCTTTCACTAAGAAATATGTTAGATGTATTTCTAGACTTTAGGGTAGAGACAATAAGAAGAAGAACAGGGTTCTTATTAAAAAAGGCAGAAGAAAGAGATCATATAGTAAAGGGACTTTTATTAGCCTTAGATGCCATGGATCAAATTATTAATTTAATTAGATCAGCAAAAGATACAATTTCAGCTCGAGAACAGTTACAAACAAATCATAATTTATCTTCCACACAGGCAGAAGCAATTTTACAAATGCAGTTAAGAAGATTAACAGCTCTAGAGGCAGATAAAATCAAAGCTGAACATGATGAATTAACTCAAAAAATCAACCAATATAGGGAAATATTAAATAGCAAAGAGAGGATTCTTGAAATTATTCTTGAAGAACTTAATAAAATCGATGAAAAATTCTCTTCTCCACGAAAAACAGAAATACTAGATTTAGGAGGTGGATTAGATGATATTGATCTCATAGCTAATGACAGATCAGTAGTTTTATTAACTGAAGCAGGTTATTTAAAAAGGATGCCTGTTAATGAATTTGAATCTACTAGTCGCGGTTCAAGAGGTAAAGCTGGCACAAAGACAAAAGAAGATGATGACGTGAAATTATTTATAAGCTGTAATGATCATGATACTCTTTTACTTTTCAGTGATAAAGGAGTAGCTTATGCACTCCCAGCATATAGAGTTCCAATGAGTAGCAGAACGGCAAAAGGTACTCCATCTGTTCAACTCCTCCCAATCCCAAGGGAAGAAAAAATAACTTCATTAGTTGCGGTAGATTCTTTTGATAACGATTGTTATTTGTTAATGCTAACCAAAGCTGGATTTATAAAAAGAACTGCACTTTCTGCTTTCTCAAAAGTTCGCTCAAATGGTTTAATAGCAATCCATCTTGAGGATGGAGACGCCCTAACATGGGTCAGATTATCGAGAGAAGGCGATAGTGTTTTGATTGGATCAAGAACAGGAATGGCTATTCATTTCAGACTAGACATCAATGAATTAAGGCCACTTGGCAGGACCGCAAGGGGGGTAAAATCAATGAACATTAGAGAAGGAGATAATCTAGTTTCCATGGATGTTTTAACATCTGATTTAGTTGACCAATTGGCTAAAATTGAGGATCTTACTAAAGGAACTGATGATAAGCTTGAAGTCAACTCTTCAGATGGCCCCTGGGTATTAATAGCTAGTGCATTTGGACTAGGAAAGAGAGTACCCGTAACTCAGTTTAGATTACAAAAGAGAGCAGGGATGGGTTTAAGAGCGATAAAATTCAGACTTAAAGATGATGTACTAGTTTGTTTAAAGGTCCTAGGAGCAGGAGAAGAATTACTTTTTGTGACCGAAAAAGGTGTCATAGTAAGAACAAATGCAGATAAAATTTCTCAGCAATCTAGAGCAGCTACTGGAGTAAAATTACAAAGATTAGATGAAGGTGATCATTTATCAGAAGTGGTATTAGTTCCTCGTGAACAAATAGAAGAAACTGACCAACTAAGCTCAGGGAAAGAAATTTAA
- a CDS encoding glycoside hydrolase family 57 protein, whose product MNGQYPKKNFLGQLAIVLHAHLPYVRKNEKNSLEEDWLFQAILECYIPLLQAIESSEKENPLNTKLTISLSPTLLSLLDNKQIQETFPSWIKTRNHFLSELPQKEKNASAFLIKNLNDKYLYWQECSGNLIEKFRVLNKSGNLDILTCAATHGYLPILRENPETVKGQINTAIRSHENIFGTKPLGIWLPECAYYENLDEILFNSGIRYAILDGHGILNATPRPRYGVYAPICSKKGVAFFGRDSESTLPVWSAKEGFPGDRVYREFHKDLGWELPASKLQQNGIPTKRPLGLKFHKITDANVPLGEKEFYLENEAIKKASEHADAYLLARSKQLEKLTLTSSFKPLLVAPFDAELFGHWWYEGPLFIETLLKNSSNYLIKLTNLKEFLMQKPNLQICDPSPSSWGQGGYHNYWINDSNAWIVPEITKAGSTFVDLCSNEFTSDLSKRLFNQAARELLLSESSDWSFILRAGTTTELAKERIKRHLFRFWKLVGMIKNHSNINLKFLEEIEEEDKVFKDINIDDWKK is encoded by the coding sequence ATGAATGGGCAATACCCCAAAAAAAATTTTTTAGGGCAATTAGCGATAGTTTTACATGCTCATCTTCCTTATGTCAGGAAAAATGAAAAAAACTCTTTAGAAGAAGATTGGTTATTTCAAGCGATTTTGGAATGTTATATACCACTACTTCAAGCAATAGAATCCTCCGAAAAAGAAAACCCTTTAAATACAAAACTTACTATTAGTTTATCTCCAACATTATTATCACTTCTCGATAATAAACAAATTCAAGAAACTTTCCCATCCTGGATTAAAACAAGGAATCATTTTTTAAGCGAGTTACCACAAAAAGAAAAAAATGCCTCTGCATTTTTAATCAAAAATCTCAATGATAAATACTTATATTGGCAAGAATGTTCTGGAAATTTAATTGAAAAGTTTAGAGTCTTAAATAAATCTGGAAATTTAGATATTCTTACTTGTGCCGCTACTCACGGATATCTACCAATTCTAAGGGAGAATCCTGAAACTGTTAAAGGACAAATTAATACAGCCATTAGGAGCCATGAAAATATTTTTGGAACTAAGCCTTTAGGTATTTGGTTACCTGAATGTGCATATTATGAAAATTTAGATGAAATACTATTCAATTCTGGGATTAGATATGCAATTTTAGACGGCCATGGGATTCTAAATGCAACACCAAGGCCTAGATATGGTGTATACGCACCAATCTGCTCGAAAAAAGGAGTTGCATTCTTCGGAAGAGATAGTGAGTCAACCTTGCCTGTTTGGTCTGCTAAAGAGGGATTCCCAGGGGATAGAGTTTATAGGGAATTTCATAAAGATTTGGGGTGGGAATTACCTGCTTCCAAACTCCAACAAAATGGTATTCCAACTAAAAGACCTTTAGGTTTGAAATTTCATAAAATTACTGATGCAAATGTACCTTTAGGTGAAAAGGAGTTTTACTTAGAAAATGAAGCCATTAAGAAGGCTTCTGAACATGCTGATGCTTATCTTCTGGCAAGATCCAAACAATTAGAAAAATTAACTTTAACCTCTTCCTTTAAACCCTTATTAGTAGCTCCATTTGATGCTGAGTTATTTGGTCATTGGTGGTATGAAGGACCTTTATTTATTGAAACTCTTTTAAAGAACTCTAGTAATTATTTAATTAAACTTACAAATTTAAAAGAATTTTTAATGCAAAAGCCAAATCTTCAGATTTGCGATCCATCTCCATCAAGCTGGGGGCAAGGAGGCTACCACAATTACTGGATTAATGATTCAAATGCATGGATCGTTCCAGAAATAACAAAAGCAGGCTCAACTTTTGTTGATTTATGCTCTAATGAATTTACTAGTGACTTGTCTAAAAGACTTTTCAATCAAGCAGCAAGAGAATTACTTCTTTCTGAATCCTCTGATTGGAGTTTTATCTTACGAGCTGGAACCACAACTGAGCTTGCAAAAGAGAGGATAAAGAGACACTTATTTAGGTTCTGGAAATTAGTTGGAATGATTAAAAATCATTCCAATATTAATTTAAAATTTCTTGAAGAGATTGAGGAAGAAGATAAAGTTTTTAAAGATATTAATATTGATGATTGGAAAAAATAA
- a CDS encoding GuaB3 family IMP dehydrogenase-related protein — translation MNIELGLNKKVRRAYGIDEIALVPGKRTLDYDLTDPSWLIGDLKREVPIVASAMDSVVDVNTAVELTKLGALGVINMEGIQTRYKNPDEILSQIASVGKNNFVPLMQKIYSEPVKEELILQRINEVKERGGIAAFSGTPQAAIKFKETLNNSQIDLFFLQGTVVSTEHIGMEGKETLNIKDLCQSMKVPVVAGNCVTYEVAKLLMHAGVSGLMVGIGPGAACTSRGVLGIGIPQATAIADCSSARDDYFKESGRYIPIIGDGGIVTGGDICKCLACGADAVMIGSPIAKSSNAPGKGFHWGMATPSPILPRGTRIEVGSTGSLERIIKGPALLDDGTHNLLGAIRTSMSTLGAKNIKEMQDVEIVIAPSLLTEGKVYQKAQQLGMGK, via the coding sequence GTGAATATTGAACTTGGTTTAAACAAAAAAGTTAGAAGGGCTTATGGCATTGATGAAATAGCCTTAGTCCCTGGCAAAAGAACTCTTGATTACGATTTGACTGATCCTTCTTGGTTAATAGGTGATTTAAAGAGAGAAGTACCAATTGTAGCTAGTGCTATGGACAGCGTTGTCGATGTTAACACGGCTGTAGAACTTACCAAATTAGGTGCTTTAGGTGTTATTAATATGGAAGGAATACAAACACGATATAAAAATCCTGATGAAATATTAAGTCAAATAGCATCTGTCGGAAAAAATAACTTTGTCCCATTAATGCAGAAGATATACAGTGAACCAGTTAAGGAAGAATTAATTTTACAAAGAATAAATGAGGTTAAAGAGAGAGGAGGTATAGCTGCATTTAGTGGAACCCCTCAAGCTGCCATAAAATTTAAAGAAACACTTAATAATTCCCAAATAGACTTATTTTTCCTCCAAGGCACAGTAGTTTCCACTGAGCATATTGGTATGGAAGGGAAGGAAACCTTAAATATTAAAGATCTCTGTCAATCTATGAAAGTCCCAGTTGTAGCAGGTAATTGTGTAACTTATGAAGTTGCCAAACTTCTTATGCATGCTGGAGTTTCAGGATTAATGGTTGGTATTGGACCTGGGGCAGCATGTACTTCAAGAGGTGTATTGGGAATTGGAATCCCTCAAGCAACTGCAATTGCTGATTGTAGTTCAGCAAGAGATGATTACTTTAAAGAAAGTGGTCGTTATATTCCTATTATTGGCGATGGAGGAATTGTGACAGGCGGAGATATTTGTAAATGTTTAGCTTGTGGAGCGGATGCTGTTATGATTGGCTCTCCAATAGCTAAATCTTCAAATGCTCCAGGCAAAGGATTTCACTGGGGAATGGCTACTCCAAGTCCTATATTGCCAAGGGGTACAAGAATTGAAGTTGGTTCTACAGGATCCTTAGAAAGGATAATTAAAGGACCTGCCTTGCTTGATGATGGTACACATAATTTACTAGGGGCTATTAGAACATCAATGAGTACTCTTGGAGCTAAAAACATCAAAGAAATGCAAGATGTTGAAATTGTTATTGCACCATCTCTTCTGACAGAGGGTAAGGTTTATCAAAAAGCTCAGCAGCTTGGTATGGGTAAATAG
- a CDS encoding HDIG domain-containing metalloprotein: MQNITTTLKKLFYLWRRSQVPIKQQTRISKIDNLIIFLICILISIVSSYKLLLISPLNISDIFSWLLTFTEALIISGILILVSKKENPTISSRQIILLITLLLAVQASKSALASTLSPLSIIIPPALIISQGMGSITALAWVSIASLSWPDPAVAINNNLFFVLLVCASVVSLLGGRIRSRAQLLQLSIFVPIGSFLSQLILIGNDKMSLIDKQEFVFASGNIFSDSFLLAIVMLFTILFMPIFESIFGLLTKARLLELADKEKPLIRRLSLEAPGTFEHTLLICGLAEEATRMIGGDIDLIKTGALYHDVGKLHAPNWFIENQDGSKNPHDEIDDPIRSAEVLQAHVDEGLKYARKNRLPKPIANFIPEHQGTLKMGYFFHKAKEKNMMINENDFRYNGPVPQSKETAILMLADGCEAALRAMNINASDKEALKIISKIIYSRQKDGQLDNSNLSKGEIFLIKMAFLNVWKRIRHRRIQYPTSKNNTFS; this comes from the coding sequence GTGCAAAACATTACAACTACCTTAAAAAAATTGTTTTATCTGTGGCGGAGGAGTCAAGTTCCAATAAAACAACAAACTAGAATATCAAAAATTGATAATCTCATTATTTTTTTAATATGCATTTTAATTTCAATAGTTTCTTCATATAAATTACTTCTTATTTCACCTTTAAATATCTCAGATATTTTTTCTTGGCTTTTGACTTTTACTGAAGCACTAATTATTTCCGGGATCCTGATCTTAGTTTCAAAGAAAGAGAATCCTACAATTTCTTCAAGACAGATTATCTTGCTAATAACTCTTCTTTTAGCTGTTCAGGCTTCGAAATCAGCCTTGGCTTCAACTTTAAGTCCATTATCTATCATAATCCCACCGGCGTTGATAATATCTCAAGGAATGGGAAGCATAACGGCTTTAGCTTGGGTCTCAATAGCTAGTCTTAGTTGGCCTGACCCAGCTGTTGCTATCAATAATAATTTATTTTTTGTTTTATTAGTTTGCGCCTCAGTAGTATCTCTGCTTGGAGGAAGAATAAGAAGTAGAGCTCAGTTACTTCAACTATCAATTTTTGTCCCCATTGGATCGTTCTTGAGTCAATTGATATTGATAGGTAATGATAAAATGTCTCTTATTGATAAACAAGAATTTGTTTTTGCTAGCGGCAATATATTTTCTGATTCCTTTTTATTGGCAATAGTAATGCTTTTTACTATTTTATTTATGCCTATTTTTGAATCGATATTTGGACTATTAACTAAAGCAAGATTACTCGAATTGGCTGATAAAGAGAAACCTCTCATTAGAAGATTATCTCTTGAAGCTCCTGGTACTTTTGAACATACCTTACTTATATGTGGTTTAGCAGAGGAAGCAACAAGAATGATTGGTGGTGATATTGACCTAATTAAAACTGGTGCACTTTATCATGATGTTGGTAAATTACATGCCCCTAATTGGTTTATTGAAAATCAGGATGGGTCAAAAAATCCACATGACGAAATAGATGATCCTATTAGAAGTGCAGAGGTATTACAGGCGCATGTTGATGAAGGTTTAAAGTATGCAAGAAAAAATAGACTACCTAAACCAATAGCAAATTTTATCCCTGAACATCAAGGCACTCTAAAAATGGGATATTTTTTTCACAAGGCTAAAGAAAAAAATATGATGATTAATGAAAATGATTTTAGATACAATGGACCTGTCCCCCAGTCAAAAGAAACAGCTATTTTAATGCTTGCTGATGGATGTGAAGCAGCACTAAGAGCTATGAATATTAATGCCTCTGATAAAGAAGCTTTGAAAATAATATCTAAAATTATCTACTCACGTCAAAAAGATGGTCAATTAGATAATAGTAATTTATCTAAGGGAGAAATTTTTTTAATAAAAATGGCATTCTTGAATGTATGGAAGAGAATTAGACATAGAAGAATTCAGTATCCAACTAGCAAAAATAATACTTTTTCTTGA
- the trxA gene encoding thioredoxin, whose product MSSAQAVTDSSFDKDVLQSDLPVLVDFWAPWCGPCRMVAPVVEEISKDFEGKIKVFKLNTDENPNVASQYGIRSIPTLMIFKGGQKVDTVVGAVPKATLSSTLTKHL is encoded by the coding sequence ATGTCATCAGCTCAAGCCGTAACTGATTCTTCATTTGACAAGGATGTACTGCAAAGTGATCTACCAGTATTGGTTGATTTTTGGGCGCCATGGTGCGGTCCCTGTAGGATGGTCGCTCCAGTTGTAGAAGAAATCTCAAAAGACTTTGAAGGAAAAATTAAAGTTTTCAAATTAAATACAGATGAGAACCCAAATGTTGCGAGTCAATATGGAATTAGAAGTATTCCAACATTAATGATCTTTAAAGGAGGTCAGAAGGTAGATACTGTGGTTGGAGCCGTACCAAAAGCAACTCTTTCTAGCACTTTAACTAAGCATTTATAA
- the crtL gene encoding lycopene beta cyclase, translating into MEVLDILILGSGPAALCLASELAKQDLYIKGISKTSPYEKWKNTYGIWASELEELGLESLLSHRWCKTVSFFGNGKNKKGNIPTKHNYDYGLINREAFQNELLNKCKGIDWLKETAKDIREKNKLSEVICFSGLKIKARLVIDASGHKSNFVKRPVQSEIAQQAAYGIVGKFSSPPVNKEQFVLMDFRPNHLNKEEQLYSPSFLYAMDLGNETFFVEETSLASYPALSQENLKKRLLKRLNSKGIKVNEIFHEENCLFPMNLPLPFKKQFVLGFGGAASMVHPASGYMVGSLLRRAPLLAEKLAIFLKEPDLSSLELATKGWDVLWPYELTQRHKLYQYGLQRLMSFDESRLRSFFSNFFRLSTKEWVGFLTNTLPLPKLIYVMSKMFINSPLKVKLGMLNLN; encoded by the coding sequence ATGGAAGTACTTGATATTTTAATTTTAGGTTCCGGTCCTGCAGCATTATGTTTAGCTTCTGAATTAGCCAAGCAAGATCTATACATAAAGGGTATATCAAAAACTTCTCCATATGAAAAATGGAAGAATACATATGGTATATGGGCCTCTGAATTAGAGGAATTAGGATTAGAGTCTTTGTTGTCTCACAGATGGTGTAAAACAGTTAGTTTTTTTGGAAATGGAAAGAATAAAAAGGGCAATATTCCAACAAAACATAATTACGATTATGGTTTAATAAATCGAGAAGCTTTTCAAAATGAGCTTTTAAATAAATGCAAGGGAATCGATTGGTTGAAAGAAACCGCAAAAGATATTAGAGAGAAAAATAAACTATCTGAAGTAATTTGTTTCTCAGGTCTAAAAATAAAGGCAAGATTAGTTATTGATGCAAGTGGACATAAAAGTAATTTTGTAAAAAGACCCGTTCAAAGTGAAATCGCTCAACAAGCTGCCTATGGAATTGTGGGCAAATTCTCATCCCCACCTGTTAATAAGGAACAGTTTGTTTTAATGGATTTTCGTCCAAATCATTTAAACAAAGAAGAACAGTTATACTCTCCTTCCTTTCTTTATGCAATGGATCTAGGAAATGAAACTTTTTTTGTTGAGGAAACATCATTAGCTAGTTATCCAGCATTGTCGCAAGAAAATCTAAAAAAAAGACTTTTGAAGAGACTTAATAGTAAGGGTATTAAGGTAAATGAAATTTTTCATGAAGAAAATTGCCTTTTTCCAATGAATTTACCTCTCCCATTTAAAAAACAATTTGTACTTGGGTTTGGAGGAGCAGCTAGTATGGTACATCCTGCCTCAGGATATATGGTGGGCTCATTATTAAGGCGGGCGCCACTACTTGCAGAAAAGTTAGCAATATTTCTAAAAGAGCCTGATCTAAGTTCTCTAGAACTAGCAACAAAAGGTTGGGACGTCCTATGGCCTTACGAATTAACACAAAGGCATAAGCTTTATCAATATGGTCTGCAAAGATTAATGAGTTTTGACGAAAGTAGGTTAAGAAGCTTTTTCTCAAATTTCTTTAGATTATCAACCAAAGAATGGGTGGGTTTTCTAACTAATACACTTCCTCTACCAAAACTAATTTATGTGATGAGTAAGATGTTTATAAATTCACCATTAAAAGTAAAACTTGGAATGCTTAATTTAAATTAG
- a CDS encoding 2-isopropylmalate synthase, whose amino-acid sequence MSKDPGRILIFDTTLRDGEQSPGASLNLEEKLAIAHQLARLGVDVIEAGFPFASPGDFKAVNKIANAVGKENGPIICGLARASKGDIKACYEAVSPAPKKRIHTFIATSDIHLKHKLRKSRKDVLKIVPEMVNYAKSFVDDIEFSCEDASRSDPDFLYEVIQLAISAGATTINIPDTVGFTTPSEFGKLISDINKNVPNIDEAVISVHGHNDLGLAVANFLDAVKNGARQLECTINGIGERAGNASLEELVMALHVRKSFFNSFFKRSPDSPTPLTAIRTEEITKTSRLVSNLTGMTVQPNKAIVGANAFAHESGIHQDGVLKNRLTYEIIDAKTVGLTDNKISLGKLSGRSAVRARLEEMGYDLSREDLNDAFARFKDLADRKREITDRDLEAIVSEQVQLPEAKFQLSLVQVSCGNTSKPTATITLINTEDNTEDTSVSIGTGPVDAVCEALNKLAKVPNELIEFSVKSVTEGIDALGEVTIRIRRDNKIYSGHSADTDVVVAAANAYVNALNRLVFSDKKNSIHPQFDNLENPEKTFLSKPAN is encoded by the coding sequence ATGTCTAAAGATCCAGGCAGAATTTTAATCTTTGATACAACTCTTCGAGATGGAGAGCAATCTCCTGGTGCAAGTTTAAATCTTGAAGAAAAGCTTGCTATCGCGCATCAATTAGCAAGATTAGGAGTAGATGTAATTGAAGCTGGATTCCCTTTTGCAAGTCCAGGAGATTTTAAGGCTGTTAATAAAATTGCAAATGCTGTAGGAAAAGAAAATGGACCTATAATATGCGGTTTAGCAAGAGCCTCTAAAGGTGATATAAAAGCATGTTATGAGGCGGTAAGTCCAGCTCCAAAGAAAAGAATACATACTTTTATTGCAACTAGTGATATACACCTTAAACATAAACTTAGAAAGTCCAGAAAAGACGTTCTTAAAATTGTTCCAGAGATGGTTAATTATGCAAAATCATTTGTAGATGACATTGAGTTTTCTTGTGAAGATGCCTCAAGGAGTGATCCTGATTTCTTATATGAAGTGATTCAATTAGCAATTTCTGCAGGAGCGACAACAATAAACATTCCTGATACTGTTGGATTTACAACTCCTAGTGAATTTGGAAAATTAATTTCAGATATAAATAAAAATGTTCCAAATATTGATGAGGCAGTAATCTCAGTCCATGGTCATAATGATTTAGGTTTAGCAGTCGCCAATTTTTTAGATGCAGTAAAAAATGGAGCAAGACAACTAGAATGTACGATTAATGGAATTGGAGAAAGAGCAGGGAATGCCTCTCTAGAAGAATTAGTAATGGCTTTGCATGTTAGGAAAAGTTTTTTTAATAGTTTTTTCAAAAGAAGTCCAGATTCACCAACTCCTCTCACAGCTATAAGAACAGAAGAGATAACAAAAACCTCTAGGCTTGTTTCCAACCTAACTGGAATGACTGTACAACCTAATAAAGCAATTGTGGGAGCTAACGCTTTTGCACATGAATCAGGCATTCATCAGGATGGGGTCTTAAAAAATAGACTAACTTATGAAATTATTGATGCAAAAACTGTTGGTTTGACTGATAACAAAATATCTTTAGGAAAACTTAGTGGAAGAAGTGCAGTAAGAGCAAGATTAGAAGAAATGGGATATGACTTAAGCCGAGAAGACTTAAATGATGCTTTTGCTCGTTTTAAAGATTTAGCTGATCGGAAAAGAGAAATTACTGATAGAGACTTAGAAGCAATTGTTAGTGAACAAGTACAGCTTCCAGAAGCTAAATTTCAATTAAGTCTTGTACAAGTAAGTTGCGGCAACACGTCTAAACCAACAGCAACCATTACTCTTATAAACACCGAAGATAATACAGAAGATACTTCTGTCTCAATAGGTACTGGACCTGTTGATGCTGTGTGCGAGGCTTTAAATAAATTAGCTAAAGTTCCTAATGAATTAATTGAATTTTCTGTAAAGTCGGTAACAGAAGGTATTGATGCTTTAGGCGAAGTAACAATAAGAATAAGAAGGGACAATAAGATATATTCAGGTCATTCCGCTGACACGGATGTGGTTGTTGCTGCCGCGAATGCTTACGTTAATGCTTTAAATAGGCTGGTGTTTTCTGATAAAAAAAATTCAATTCACCCACAATTTGATAATTTAGAAAATCCTGAGAAAACATTTCTCTCTAAACCTGCAAATTAA